A window of Eubacteriaceae bacterium ES3 contains these coding sequences:
- a CDS encoding glyoxalase, which yields MKYKGVCIAVKDVNQSKQFYQDLFELEVYQDYGNNISFGELSLQQEFDWLIGMAKESVLNKSHNMELYFEEADFNSFINKLEKRYDINYLDNGVKEASWGQRSIKFYDLDGHIIEVGEDMKAVINRFLDSGLTIEQTSKRMDVSVSDLEILLQS from the coding sequence ATGAAATATAAAGGTGTGTGCATTGCTGTAAAGGACGTAAATCAATCCAAACAGTTCTATCAGGATTTATTTGAACTTGAGGTTTATCAAGATTATGGTAACAATATTTCCTTTGGCGAATTATCATTACAACAAGAATTTGACTGGTTAATAGGGATGGCGAAAGAAAGTGTTTTAAATAAATCTCATAATATGGAATTATATTTTGAGGAAGCTGATTTTAACAGTTTCATCAATAAGCTTGAGAAACGATATGACATCAACTATTTGGATAACGGCGTAAAGGAAGCATCGTGGGGGCAACGCTCAATAAAATTTTATGATCTTGATGGACACATCATAGAAGTTGGTGAGGACATGAAGGCAGTTATCAATCGATTTCTTGATTCGGGATTGACAATTGAGCAAACCTCTAAACGGATGGATGTGTCTGTATCTGATTTGGAAATACTTTTGCAAAGTTGA
- a CDS encoding IS3 family transposase → MTETIYVEVTKKAEAAQQKKRPVSVSGMLQKLGVSGTGYRSWINRKPSNTRIRQEVIKSKIKTIYNDSKQNYGAPKIAKKLKQSGEIIAERTVGKYMKEMGIKAQWIKPYVITTKDSDFSKKLRNILDEQFNPERPNAVWCSDITYIWTMDGFVYLTSIMDLYSRKIIAWTLSKTMEVSCVIDTVNKAKCRRKLDAPLIIHSDRGSQYVSKEYQKATAKMQRSYSQKAYPWDNACIESFHAIIKREWLNRFKIHNYNHAYRLIFEYLETFYNTTRIHSHCNYMSPDNFEKLFTRACLKTKSLQSPQCVLK, encoded by the coding sequence ATAACCGAAACAATTTATGTTGAGGTTACCAAAAAGGCGGAGGCAGCTCAACAAAAGAAGCGCCCGGTTTCCGTCTCCGGAATGCTGCAAAAATTGGGTGTATCAGGAACCGGGTATCGTTCGTGGATCAACAGAAAACCATCGAATACCCGAATACGACAGGAAGTTATCAAATCAAAAATAAAGACCATTTATAACGACTCAAAACAAAATTATGGCGCTCCGAAAATCGCTAAAAAACTGAAACAAAGCGGTGAAATAATCGCCGAACGGACTGTCGGTAAATACATGAAAGAAATGGGAATCAAGGCCCAGTGGATCAAGCCCTATGTAATCACGACTAAAGATTCTGACTTCAGTAAAAAACTCAGAAATATCCTCGACGAACAATTTAATCCTGAGCGCCCCAATGCTGTCTGGTGCAGCGATATTACCTATATCTGGACAATGGACGGATTTGTTTATCTAACCAGTATCATGGATTTGTACTCTCGAAAAATCATTGCCTGGACACTGTCAAAAACGATGGAAGTTTCCTGTGTAATCGACACCGTCAATAAAGCTAAATGCCGCCGTAAACTTGATGCGCCCTTGATCATTCACAGTGATCGCGGCAGTCAGTACGTTTCAAAAGAATACCAGAAAGCAACAGCAAAAATGCAGCGAAGTTACTCCCAAAAGGCCTATCCATGGGATAATGCCTGCATCGAATCTTTTCACGCCATCATTAAACGTGAATGGCTCAATCGCTTTAAAATCCATAATTATAACCATGCTTACCGGTTGATCTTTGAGTATCTGGAAACCTTTTACAATACAACCCGTATTCACAGCCATTGTAATTATATGTCACCAGATAATTTTGAAAAACTTTTTACTAGGGCGTGTCTGAAAACAAAATCTTTACAATCACCACAATGCGTTTTAAAATAA
- a CDS encoding transposase, giving the protein MAKQHDKQFKLDAVRYYEEHKELGLRGCAENLGIGCSTLGKWSRELQKTGNIESRGSGNYASDESKEIARLKRELRDTQDALDVLKKAIGILGK; this is encoded by the coding sequence ATGGCAAAACAACATGATAAACAATTCAAACTGGATGCAGTCCGGTATTATGAAGAACACAAGGAACTCGGTCTACGTGGCTGCGCTGAAAATCTCGGTATTGGTTGCAGCACGCTTGGAAAATGGAGCAGGGAACTTCAAAAGACCGGAAATATTGAAAGTCGTGGCTCAGGTAATTATGCATCAGACGAAAGCAAAGAAATAGCGCGATTAAAACGTGAGTTGCGTGATACCCAGGACGCATTGGATGTCTTAAAAAAGGCTATCGGCATTCTGGGAAAATAA
- a CDS encoding DEAD/DEAH box helicase, whose product MSEAGRVKPIDVVRENLIRDLDASANSTELARRMADSLFAVDLTVYSRKYSFDSLVYNSFALSHLDSSISLHPDQLDIVNTIKEKDATILSAPTSFGKTFSVFEYIVREKPSNIVLIVPTLALVDEYLKRIIKKYSDKFSEYKVYINIDEEKQYDFNGKNIFILTHDKVVNERMYTKLEEIDFLVIDEVYKLKKDLDDDRVLILNLAYLRLAGKSWKYVLLAPFIGMVEDIEKLEKSPVFIRSSFSPVVNDVQTIDILNNNDRFPETLRILREHCDCQKTLVYFPTVVSMSKFVNDMLSDLDDFEEISQSIMSFIKWVEDEIHPEWYVIKALRKGFLVHNGQLPMGIRQLQMELFNNEDNYTNLLCTSTLLEGVNTTSKNVIITEPSRAGRRNGNAFTAFDFYNLVGRTGRLNKHYLGKAYYLRGPNDQDYIKSDASISIKFEITDDSIDVDIQNGNYEQHRVFIDFINELGITYEEYVENIGGSPRFSTVKYVYDNFKQKENALLDELRNLNENDTRGRFSLIRILYEIIEGKKNKLEVTLINKLINKQRLRIKGIIEAAIVNSRSYNIDYIISTVIRLKNSYIEYGFYSKVQLIKFFLEKKNVEEALIRNIEEKVLHSIEVIYFTNSKQKRMLLDLGIYDRDIQRIINVIGEDFDDAVHLKELLKENNNSLRNLSYISRYVINNIL is encoded by the coding sequence ATGAGCGAAGCAGGTAGAGTTAAACCTATTGATGTAGTTAGGGAAAATTTAATTCGGGACTTAGATGCTTCAGCTAATTCAACGGAGTTAGCTAGAAGAATGGCGGATAGTCTATTTGCTGTAGATTTGACTGTTTATTCAAGAAAATATTCGTTTGATTCGCTTGTTTACAATTCATTTGCTTTATCTCATTTAGATTCTAGTATTTCGTTGCATCCTGATCAATTGGATATAGTGAATACAATTAAGGAGAAAGATGCTACAATTTTGAGTGCTCCGACTAGTTTTGGAAAGACGTTTTCTGTATTCGAGTATATTGTTCGAGAGAAACCGAGTAATATTGTATTAATTGTACCGACACTAGCATTGGTAGATGAATATTTAAAAAGGATAATTAAGAAGTATTCTGATAAGTTTTCAGAATATAAAGTATATATAAATATTGATGAAGAAAAGCAATATGATTTTAATGGTAAAAATATTTTTATATTGACACATGATAAAGTAGTTAACGAACGTATGTATACTAAACTTGAAGAGATAGATTTTTTAGTTATTGATGAGGTATATAAACTTAAAAAGGATTTAGATGATGATAGAGTATTGATTCTTAATCTTGCATATTTAAGATTGGCTGGTAAGTCTTGGAAATATGTATTGTTGGCTCCGTTTATTGGAATGGTGGAAGATATTGAAAAACTTGAGAAAAGCCCTGTTTTTATAAGGTCGTCTTTTTCGCCTGTTGTTAATGATGTTCAAACCATCGATATTCTAAACAATAATGATAGATTCCCTGAAACATTAAGGATTCTAAGAGAGCATTGTGATTGCCAGAAGACTCTGGTATATTTTCCAACTGTTGTATCAATGTCGAAGTTTGTGAATGATATGTTGTCGGATTTAGATGATTTTGAAGAAATTAGTCAAAGCATTATGTCTTTTATTAAATGGGTTGAAGATGAAATCCATCCAGAATGGTATGTTATAAAGGCTCTTCGAAAAGGATTTCTTGTCCATAATGGACAATTACCAATGGGTATAAGGCAATTACAGATGGAACTTTTCAATAATGAAGATAATTATACTAATCTTTTGTGTACTTCAACATTATTAGAAGGTGTAAATACTACTTCAAAAAATGTCATCATAACAGAACCTTCAAGAGCTGGACGAAGAAATGGAAATGCGTTTACTGCGTTTGATTTTTACAACCTTGTTGGTAGAACAGGTCGATTAAACAAACACTATTTAGGTAAAGCGTATTATCTGAGGGGACCGAACGACCAAGATTACATAAAGAGTGATGCTTCGATAAGTATTAAGTTCGAAATAACAGATGATAGTATTGATGTCGATATTCAAAATGGGAATTATGAGCAACACAGAGTTTTTATAGACTTCATCAATGAGTTAGGAATAACCTATGAGGAGTACGTGGAAAACATAGGTGGTTCACCTAGATTTTCAACAGTTAAGTATGTATATGATAATTTTAAACAAAAGGAAAATGCCTTATTAGATGAATTACGTAATTTGAATGAGAATGATACAAGAGGAAGATTTTCTCTGATAAGAATACTTTATGAAATAATCGAAGGTAAAAAGAATAAGTTAGAAGTTACTTTGATAAACAAATTGATTAATAAACAACGTTTAAGAATCAAAGGTATTATTGAAGCAGCAATAGTAAATTCTCGTAGTTATAATATTGATTATATAATTTCAACGGTAATAAGGTTGAAAAATAGTTATATAGAATATGGATTCTATTCAAAGGTTCAGTTGATTAAATTCTTCTTAGAAAAAAAGAATGTTGAAGAAGCACTAATAAGAAATATAGAGGAGAAAGTTTTACATTCTATTGAAGTAATATATTTTACTAATTCTAAGCAGAAAAGAATGCTGCTTGATCTAGGTATTTATGATAGAGATATTCAGAGAATTATTAATGTTATTGGTGAAGATTTTGATGATGCGGTTCATTTAAAGGAGTTGCTAAAAGAAAACAATAACTCACTAAGAAATTTAAGTTATATTTCTAGATATGTTATAAACAATATTCTATAA
- a CDS encoding SAVED domain-containing protein — protein sequence MMTIEELTEEIVDILLNEYEHDRNEIGNITIRLDKIGKIGEYIFSSILWDYFDFDCIIPKLSLATDYNMSIYGIDALYFSSEKNMLLFGESKLSKNMTNGIALLNKSLKDYEEQIESEFMLVLSNRILRSNLNCFLEKYGDVAELCIDFHEFVKEADIECIGVPVFLAHGKETECDDIMKMLDKVSMDKLFDMETKYYFISLPIIDKSKFVSIFTGMIRERSEYYERSR from the coding sequence ATGATGACTATTGAAGAGTTAACGGAGGAAATTGTAGATATTTTACTGAATGAGTATGAACATGATAGAAATGAAATTGGAAATATTACAATAAGGCTTGATAAAATAGGTAAGATTGGTGAGTACATTTTTTCATCTATACTGTGGGACTACTTCGATTTTGATTGTATTATACCAAAGTTAAGTTTAGCAACAGATTACAATATGAGTATTTATGGTATAGATGCACTTTACTTTTCAAGTGAAAAGAATATGCTATTATTTGGTGAATCCAAATTATCTAAGAATATGACAAATGGTATTGCTCTTCTGAATAAATCACTAAAGGATTATGAAGAGCAAATAGAGTCTGAGTTTATGCTCGTATTAAGCAATCGTATATTAAGATCTAACCTTAATTGCTTTTTAGAGAAATACGGTGATGTCGCTGAACTTTGTATAGATTTTCATGAGTTTGTAAAAGAGGCAGATATTGAGTGTATCGGAGTGCCTGTTTTCCTCGCACACGGGAAAGAAACAGAGTGTGATGATATAATGAAGATGCTTGATAAAGTTTCTATGGATAAGTTATTTGATATGGAAACGAAATATTATTTTATTTCACTGCCTATTATTGATAAAAGCAAGTTTGTTTCAATATTTACAGGAATGATTCGTGAAAGGAGTGAGTATTATGAGCGAAGCAGGTAG
- a CDS encoding IS256 family transposase, whose product MAQLNITLDTELLHGLFTKDSRDEAFSKLLETILNQVLVAQSAEQLGAERYERCEDRTAYRNGFRDRELTTRIGGITLRIPRHRNGEFSTTMFQRYQRSEQALMLAMIEMVINGVSTRKIENITEELCGQSFSKSTVSKLCENLDPVVNGFRNRTLEKHYPFIIVDALYLKVREDSRVRSKGLLVATAVNENGNREVIGFQLNDTETESSWGDFFQNLKERGLTAVDLIVSDNHKGLVNAIKKHFQGSTWQRCQTHFSRNVLDKTPKNQQSELKSYLKRIYNAVNIEDARNLLKDTLRHFESKAPKAIEILEEGFDDVMAVMSLPEKYRKRLRTTNSIERLNEEIRRRDRVIRIYPNEKSVIRLLGALLMEQDEKWSSGRKYLDMQDYYEFLKEQTAAVSSAA is encoded by the coding sequence ATGGCTCAATTAAATATTACACTGGACACAGAACTTTTGCACGGACTTTTTACAAAAGATTCCCGGGATGAGGCTTTTTCAAAGCTTCTGGAAACAATTCTTAACCAGGTGCTTGTAGCGCAATCGGCTGAGCAACTTGGTGCTGAACGCTATGAGCGATGCGAGGATCGGACAGCTTACCGTAACGGTTTTAGGGATCGTGAATTAACAACGCGAATCGGTGGTATCACCCTGCGGATCCCTCGTCATCGTAACGGCGAATTCAGCACGACGATGTTTCAGCGCTACCAGCGGAGCGAGCAGGCTCTGATGCTGGCAATGATCGAAATGGTCATTAATGGGGTTTCAACCCGCAAAATCGAAAACATTACAGAAGAACTTTGTGGCCAGAGCTTTTCAAAATCAACAGTTTCAAAGCTGTGTGAAAATCTGGATCCGGTAGTAAACGGTTTTCGTAACCGAACGCTTGAAAAGCATTATCCATTTATAATTGTGGATGCTTTATATCTCAAAGTTCGCGAAGACAGCAGAGTCCGGTCAAAAGGTCTATTGGTAGCAACCGCAGTCAACGAAAATGGCAATCGTGAAGTAATTGGTTTTCAGCTGAATGATACCGAAACAGAATCAAGCTGGGGAGATTTTTTTCAAAATCTCAAAGAGCGTGGTCTGACAGCCGTTGATCTGATAGTATCCGATAATCACAAAGGACTTGTAAATGCGATTAAAAAACATTTTCAGGGATCCACCTGGCAGAGATGCCAGACACATTTCTCAAGAAATGTACTGGATAAAACGCCCAAAAATCAGCAGTCCGAATTGAAATCCTATCTGAAACGCATCTACAATGCAGTAAATATTGAAGATGCCCGCAACCTGCTGAAAGACACACTGAGACATTTTGAATCCAAAGCACCAAAAGCGATTGAAATACTCGAAGAAGGTTTTGATGATGTGATGGCTGTAATGAGTCTTCCTGAGAAATACCGGAAAAGACTGCGCACAACCAACAGTATCGAACGACTCAACGAGGAAATCAGGCGTCGTGATCGCGTGATCCGCATTTATCCCAACGAAAAATCGGTTATCCGTTTACTGGGTGCGCTGCTTATGGAACAGGATGAAAAATGGTCTTCCGGCAGAAAATATCTGGATATGCAGGATTACTATGAATTTTTAAAAGAACAGACGGCTGCTGTTTCATCAGCAGCCTAG
- the rlmD gene encoding 23S rRNA (uracil(1939)-C(5))-methyltransferase RlmD, translating into MKRIENVEIEIEDHLFPGKAYGTYQDKKVVFKNVVPGQRVRADIVKKRKRYEGRVIEVVKKSSAEIEAVCQVFDKCGGCSYQTIPYQEQLKLKEDYVLNLLQKGGIEGFSYEGIVESPEVFGYRNKMEYSFGDNEKDGPLMLGMHEQGSFYNIVETSSCQLTDADFNMIQEAVLGFFRENWTTYFHKRTHEGFLRHLVVRKGKRTGDILINLATTSQGDLAEEDFIKCLLDLSLSGQIRGILHTRNDGVADVVKAESSKVLYGEDRIEDVILGLTFEITSFSFFQTNTLGAEKLYSVVRDYVGSEQNEVIYDLYCGTGTIAQVLAPVAKKVIGIELVEEAVEAAKVNAVKNGLTNCEFMAGDVLTEVEKLNDKADVIILDPPRDGIHPKAIFKIIDFKPEKFIYVSCKATSLARDLPFFVEAGYRVDKVKCVDMFPHTGHVEVVTCLSRKED; encoded by the coding sequence TTGAAAAGAATTGAAAATGTTGAGATAGAAATTGAAGACCATTTATTTCCTGGCAAGGCCTATGGTACTTATCAGGATAAAAAGGTAGTATTCAAAAATGTTGTCCCGGGACAAAGAGTGCGGGCAGATATTGTCAAGAAACGAAAGCGTTACGAAGGTCGGGTGATTGAAGTTGTTAAAAAGTCATCTGCTGAAATAGAAGCCGTCTGCCAGGTATTTGATAAATGCGGCGGATGCAGCTATCAAACCATTCCTTATCAGGAGCAGCTGAAACTAAAAGAAGATTATGTCTTAAATCTGCTCCAAAAGGGAGGGATTGAGGGTTTTTCATATGAAGGTATTGTTGAAAGCCCGGAGGTTTTTGGTTACCGCAATAAAATGGAATATTCCTTTGGGGATAATGAAAAAGATGGTCCGCTGATGCTGGGGATGCATGAGCAGGGGAGTTTTTATAATATTGTAGAGACCAGCTCATGCCAGTTGACAGATGCTGATTTTAATATGATTCAGGAGGCAGTGCTGGGATTTTTCAGAGAAAATTGGACCACCTATTTTCATAAACGGACTCATGAAGGCTTTTTACGTCATCTGGTTGTCAGAAAAGGAAAAAGAACAGGGGATATTCTGATTAATCTGGCAACAACCTCGCAGGGCGACTTGGCGGAAGAGGATTTTATTAAGTGCTTGCTTGATTTGTCTCTGAGTGGTCAAATCAGGGGAATTTTGCATACGAGAAATGATGGAGTAGCTGATGTGGTTAAAGCTGAAAGCTCAAAAGTATTATACGGAGAAGATAGAATTGAAGATGTAATCCTTGGTCTGACTTTTGAGATCACCAGTTTTTCCTTTTTTCAGACCAATACCCTGGGCGCGGAAAAACTGTATTCAGTAGTGCGAGATTATGTTGGGAGCGAACAGAATGAGGTTATCTATGACCTTTACTGTGGAACCGGAACAATTGCCCAGGTATTGGCACCAGTTGCTAAAAAGGTCATTGGAATTGAGCTGGTTGAAGAAGCGGTGGAAGCAGCAAAAGTTAATGCGGTGAAAAATGGCCTGACTAATTGTGAATTTATGGCGGGCGATGTCTTAACGGAAGTGGAGAAGCTAAATGATAAGGCGGATGTTATTATCCTTGATCCGCCCAGAGACGGAATTCATCCAAAAGCGATCTTTAAAATTATTGATTTCAAACCGGAGAAATTTATCTATGTCTCCTGTAAAGCGACTTCGTTAGCCAGGGATCTGCCCTTTTTTGTGGAAGCTGGATATAGGGTCGATAAGGTGAAATGTGTCGATATGTTTCCCCATACCGGGCACGTAGAAGTCGTCACTTGCCTATCCAGAAAAGAAGATTAA
- the trxA gene encoding thioredoxin, with translation MAKMLDQAEFTELVINGSGVALVDFFASWCGPCKALAPVLEDISAEIGDKASIYKIDIDQNQNLAQEYRVMSVPTMKIFKNGQVVETIVGLQSKGTLMEKLNYYAN, from the coding sequence ATGGCAAAGATGTTAGATCAGGCTGAATTTACGGAACTGGTAATCAATGGAAGTGGTGTGGCACTGGTAGATTTTTTTGCAAGCTGGTGCGGTCCATGTAAAGCGTTGGCACCCGTACTCGAAGATATTTCGGCAGAAATTGGCGACAAGGCCAGTATTTATAAAATTGATATTGATCAGAATCAGAATCTGGCACAGGAATATCGGGTTATGAGTGTTCCGACAATGAAAATTTTCAAAAATGGTCAAGTGGTAGAAACCATTGTTGGATTACAAAGTAAAGGAACCCTGATGGAAAAACTTAATTACTACGCAAATTAA
- a CDS encoding flavodoxin family protein: protein MMNIVTIMGSHRNGKHTQKAMDFFLDQIEGKHSVENINVNKVEIRHCLACDYCLRHQGECVIKDDAMKDIYEKIEKSDLFVIATPVYFSAFPSKIKTLIDRTQVLYNLEDRSIIKNKDLVVIGVGGAPKYGRQFQAIENTLEFYKRYLNCNELGFVKFSHTDEVAVLENEEKLAELKVLAEIVNKKHLS, encoded by the coding sequence ATGATGAATATTGTAACAATTATGGGTAGTCACCGAAATGGCAAGCATACTCAGAAAGCAATGGATTTTTTTCTGGATCAGATTGAAGGAAAACATTCAGTGGAAAATATCAATGTGAATAAGGTAGAAATCAGGCACTGCCTGGCTTGTGATTATTGTCTTAGACATCAGGGTGAATGTGTGATCAAGGATGATGCGATGAAAGACATCTACGAGAAAATCGAAAAAAGTGATCTGTTTGTGATTGCGACTCCGGTTTATTTTAGTGCATTTCCGTCAAAAATCAAAACCTTGATTGATCGAACCCAGGTTTTATATAACCTGGAAGATAGATCGATTATTAAAAACAAAGATCTGGTTGTCATTGGTGTGGGTGGTGCCCCTAAATATGGGCGTCAGTTTCAGGCAATTGAAAATACTTTAGAGTTTTACAAGCGTTATTTAAATTGTAACGAATTGGGATTTGTCAAGTTTTCTCATACTGATGAGGTAGCCGTGCTTGAAAATGAAGAAAAGCTGGCTGAGTTAAAAGTGCTGGCTGAAATAGTTAACAAAAAACATTTATCATAA
- a CDS encoding rubredoxin, with the protein MQKYVCDICGYVYDPELGDSDGGIEPGTAFADLPDDWVCPLCGVGKEDFSPEE; encoded by the coding sequence ATGCAGAAATACGTATGTGATATTTGTGGTTATGTTTATGATCCGGAACTCGGCGATTCGGATGGAGGAATTGAACCAGGAACAGCATTTGCTGATCTTCCCGACGATTGGGTATGCCCATTGTGCGGTGTTGGAAAAGAAGATTTTTCGCCGGAAGAATAA
- a CDS encoding 4Fe-4S binding protein has product MAYKITDECIACGSCIDECPVEAISEGDIYVIDAAACTDCGACAEQCPVEAIVQA; this is encoded by the coding sequence ATGGCTTACAAAATTACAGATGAATGTATCGCTTGTGGTTCTTGCATCGACGAATGTCCAGTGGAAGCAATCTCAGAAGGCGATATTTATGTGATTGATGCAGCTGCTTGTACAGACTGTGGCGCTTGCGCAGAACAGTGTCCAGTAGAAGCAATTGTTCAAGCATAG
- a CDS encoding stage 0 sporulation family protein, translated as MGKSVVGVRFKKVGKIYYFDPLDIVFDQFDPVIVETVRGIEYGEIALTAREIDEEEMVAPVKPVIRRATEEDTIEFNKLKEKEEAAKEIFVAKSQKHNLDMKLIDVEYTFDQKKAIFYFTADGRVDFRELVKDLAAVFRVRIELRQIGVRDEAKLFKGLGVCGRTTCCAQWLGDFTPVSIKMAKEQNLSLNSTKISGICGRLLCCLTYEQEFYESVSKKLPKVGHKVITTDGEGEVFKLSILEETVFVKIQTEKDETEVKKYRLEEIQVKSREKNKQKSKKDK; from the coding sequence ATGGGAAAGTCAGTCGTCGGTGTACGATTTAAAAAGGTGGGGAAGATTTATTATTTTGATCCCCTTGATATAGTTTTTGATCAGTTTGATCCGGTCATTGTGGAAACGGTCAGAGGGATTGAATACGGTGAAATTGCCTTAACGGCAAGAGAGATAGATGAAGAAGAGATGGTGGCTCCGGTGAAACCAGTCATCAGAAGAGCCACAGAAGAGGATACAATCGAGTTCAACAAACTTAAGGAAAAAGAAGAAGCGGCAAAAGAAATATTTGTCGCAAAATCTCAAAAACACAACCTTGATATGAAACTGATCGATGTGGAATATACCTTTGACCAAAAGAAAGCGATTTTTTATTTTACCGCTGATGGTCGAGTAGACTTTAGAGAACTGGTCAAGGACTTAGCGGCTGTATTTAGAGTGCGGATTGAGCTGAGACAAATTGGGGTTCGTGACGAAGCCAAATTATTTAAGGGCTTAGGTGTTTGCGGACGGACAACCTGCTGTGCCCAATGGCTTGGTGATTTCACACCCGTATCTATTAAGATGGCTAAAGAACAGAACTTGTCGCTGAATTCTACGAAAATTTCGGGAATCTGTGGAAGGCTCTTATGTTGTCTGACTTATGAACAGGAGTTTTATGAATCAGTTTCTAAAAAATTGCCTAAAGTTGGTCATAAGGTCATAACAACCGATGGTGAAGGGGAAGTCTTTAAACTGAGTATTCTGGAAGAAACCGTTTTTGTTAAAATTCAAACAGAAAAAGACGAAACCGAGGTGAAAAAATACCGGCTTGAGGAAATTCAGGTTAAAAGCAGAGAAAAAAACAAACAAAAAAGCAAAAAAGACAAATAA
- the holB gene encoding DNA polymerase III subunit delta', whose protein sequence is MSEIMDRVIGHNQILEALKKQIQEDSVSHAYLFTGISGIGKRKTAKMFAAMMLCQGEEKPCYTCPSCKQLANGNYPDLMEISAEGATIKIAQVRAMINELSVKPYSGDKRIIIIDDAARMTVEAQNSLLKSLEEPLYYNLFILLTETPKQLLSTIRSRCQVYHFKPLAPTEIKRILLSEGSFSESEIESVLGPAAGSIEKALYFLNNPGILEERVSILRELYSLLRGDLLKIFTLSERMGSDKNKCIEMLDFLIRWFYELSLYKKGSPLPEGNEPGKVHQAFEKILREEKIDEIIQTLFEMMDRMQYNVNLSLQWEKTLIQMIKIQKG, encoded by the coding sequence ATGAGTGAAATAATGGATAGAGTGATTGGACATAATCAGATTCTCGAAGCCCTTAAAAAGCAGATTCAGGAAGACAGTGTCTCCCATGCATATCTTTTTACCGGAATATCGGGTATCGGCAAAAGAAAAACAGCCAAGATGTTTGCGGCAATGATGTTATGTCAGGGTGAGGAAAAGCCCTGTTATACATGTCCTTCCTGCAAACAGTTAGCTAATGGGAATTATCCCGACTTAATGGAAATCAGTGCAGAAGGTGCTACCATTAAAATAGCTCAGGTGAGAGCGATGATTAATGAGCTTTCAGTTAAACCCTACTCCGGGGATAAGCGGATTATCATTATTGATGATGCCGCTAGAATGACTGTCGAGGCACAGAATAGTTTATTAAAATCGTTGGAAGAACCGTTGTACTATAATCTGTTTATTCTGCTTACTGAGACACCAAAACAGCTTTTGTCAACGATTCGTTCCCGCTGTCAGGTCTATCATTTTAAGCCCCTGGCTCCGACAGAAATCAAAAGGATTTTATTAAGCGAGGGCAGCTTTTCGGAAAGTGAAATTGAATCGGTTTTGGGTCCCGCTGCAGGTTCAATAGAAAAAGCCCTTTATTTTTTGAATAACCCTGGTATTTTGGAAGAACGGGTTTCGATTCTTAGGGAACTATATTCTTTATTAAGAGGGGATCTTTTAAAAATCTTCACACTTTCAGAGCGAATGGGCAGTGACAAAAATAAATGCATAGAAATGCTTGATTTCCTGATCCGCTGGTTCTATGAGCTTTCGTTATATAAAAAAGGAAGCCCGCTTCCAGAAGGGAACGAACCGGGGAAGGTACATCAGGCCTTTGAAAAAATTCTAAGAGAAGAAAAAATTGATGAAATCATCCAAACATTGTTTGAAATGATGGATCGGATGCAATATAATGTAAATCTGAGTCTGCAATGGGAGAAGACCCTGATTCAGATGATTAAAATCCAGAAAGGATAA